Proteins from one Pleurocapsa minor HA4230-MV1 genomic window:
- a CDS encoding transglutaminase-like domain-containing protein — MDNQLRWHNFYREVSQPKIDLTKACLYFAQAEYPDLRPQAYLKVLDTIAAEIEVQLPAERYPLKVIQTINRHLFDTLGFRGNKNNYYDPDNSFLHRVLERRLGIPISLSVVYLAIAKRLNFPMQGVGLPGHFLIRPEIENAEIFVDPFNRGEILFEADCQQRLAETYQHKFQLDRNWLAPVDNKQILARMLNNLKFIYLHRQEIDKALSTMSAILKLEPEKTAEIRDRGLLYYQLNRWSEAILDLEYYLKVNPSSDDAPIIEVLLAKMNRVS, encoded by the coding sequence ATGGATAATCAATTACGGTGGCATAATTTCTATCGAGAAGTAAGCCAGCCAAAAATAGATCTAACCAAGGCATGTCTGTATTTTGCTCAAGCAGAATATCCTGATTTAAGACCTCAAGCATATTTAAAAGTTTTAGATACGATCGCAGCCGAAATCGAAGTACAGCTTCCTGCCGAACGTTATCCTTTAAAAGTGATTCAAACTATCAACCGACATTTATTTGATACTTTGGGCTTTAGAGGAAACAAAAATAACTACTACGATCCAGATAATAGCTTCTTACATCGTGTACTCGAACGTAGGTTAGGAATTCCCATCAGCCTATCTGTAGTCTATTTAGCGATCGCTAAACGGCTAAATTTTCCCATGCAAGGTGTTGGTTTACCTGGACATTTTCTGATTCGTCCTGAAATTGAAAATGCAGAAATTTTTGTCGATCCTTTTAACCGTGGTGAGATTCTGTTTGAAGCTGACTGTCAGCAAAGATTAGCTGAAACTTATCAGCACAAATTTCAGCTTGATCGCAACTGGTTAGCACCTGTAGATAATAAGCAGATATTAGCGAGAATGCTGAACAATTTAAAATTCATCTATCTGCATCGCCAAGAAATAGACAAGGCTTTATCAACTATGAGTGCCATTCTCAAACTTGAGCCTGAAAAAACGGCAGAGATTCGCGATCGCGGTTTACTATATTATCAGCTTAATCGTTGGTCTGAAGCAATTCTCGATTTAGAATATTACCTCAAAGTCAATCCCAGTAGTGATGATGCACCAATAATTGAAGTTTTACTGGCGAAAATGAATCGAGTTTCTTAA
- a CDS encoding glycosyltransferase yields the protein MYISVVIPTYNRLPILQKCLFALEKQELTNSKLDGYEIILVDDGSSDRTLVWLAENRANLPHVKVIEQNHQGAAAARNLGVANAVGDTIIFIDSDLVVTNTFLQSHADALVKGKQELKSDRLFTYGAVINTNNFDNPTSEPYKITDFSAAYFATGNVAIARKWLEDAGLFDPGFQLYGWEDLELGVRLKKLDLKLIKCPAAVGYHWHPPFSLEQIPKLIEQEIQRGKMGVVFYDKHPTFDVKMMIQMTILHRLLWGILSIGGTLNERTLQPVLSWLINQGKPQLAEQVARIFLNWYNVQGVYAAYNESK from the coding sequence ATGTATATTAGCGTCGTCATTCCTACCTATAATCGTTTACCAATCCTACAAAAATGTCTGTTTGCTTTAGAAAAACAGGAACTAACTAACAGTAAGCTTGACGGTTATGAAATTATTCTAGTAGATGATGGTTCGAGCGATCGCACCTTAGTTTGGTTAGCAGAAAATCGGGCTAATTTGCCTCATGTTAAAGTAATTGAGCAGAATCATCAAGGCGCAGCAGCAGCTAGAAATTTAGGGGTAGCAAATGCCGTTGGTGACACCATAATTTTTATCGATAGCGATCTGGTAGTTACAAACACTTTTCTGCAATCTCATGCCGATGCATTAGTTAAAGGAAAACAAGAACTTAAAAGCGATCGCCTATTTACCTATGGTGCAGTAATTAATACAAATAACTTCGACAATCCAACTTCTGAACCATATAAAATAACAGATTTTTCCGCTGCTTACTTTGCCACTGGTAATGTAGCGATCGCTCGTAAATGGCTCGAAGATGCAGGATTATTCGATCCAGGTTTTCAACTCTATGGTTGGGAAGATTTAGAGTTAGGAGTACGATTAAAAAAACTCGATTTAAAACTAATTAAATGTCCCGCAGCTGTTGGATATCATTGGCATCCTCCTTTCAGTTTAGAGCAGATACCAAAGCTGATCGAGCAAGAAATTCAAAGAGGAAAAATGGGAGTAGTTTTTTATGACAAACATCCTACTTTTGATGTCAAAATGATGATTCAAATGACAATTCTACATCGTCTTCTTTGGGGCATATTATCAATTGGTGGCACGCTAAATGAACGTACTTTACAGCCAGTATTAAGCTGGTTAATTAACCAAGGTAAACCTCAATTAGCTGAACAAGTAGCGAGGATCTTTCTTAACTGGTATAACGTCCAGGGTGTTTACGCTGCCTACAATGAGAGCAAGTAA
- a CDS encoding HigA family addiction module antidote protein yields the protein MPVHPGEILLEEFLKPMNLSQNQIALALRVPARRINEIVHGKRRVTADTALRLARYFNMSPRFWLVLQMNYDLDVANDRVGDRLNQEVAVLVNEEN from the coding sequence ATGCCAGTTCATCCTGGTGAGATTCTTTTAGAAGAATTTCTCAAACCAATGAATCTTAGTCAAAATCAAATCGCTCTAGCTCTACGAGTTCCAGCACGGCGTATTAACGAAATCGTTCACGGTAAGCGACGAGTTACAGCAGATACAGCTCTTCGCCTTGCGCGTTATTTTAATATGTCACCACGATTTTGGCTGGTATTACAAATGAATTACGATTTAGATGTGGCTAATGATCGAGTAGGCGATCGCCTGAATCAGGAAGTAGCTGTCTTGGTAAATGAAGAAAATTGA
- the map gene encoding type I methionyl aminopeptidase, whose amino-acid sequence MNILTNLLFPKSKKSDSDTANRLPSLNRNPRGIEIKSAPEIEKMRCSGKIVATVLKEIQALTKPGMTTADLDEYAERRIREMGATPSFKGYYGFPASICASVNNEVVHGIPNAKKVLRRGDVLKVDTGAYCDGFHGDSCITIAVGDKVSKDSAKLIKVAEEALYKGIEQVKAGNHLLDIAGAVEDHVKANGYSVVEQYTGHGVGKNLHEAPSVFNHRTKLMPNVKLKAGMTLAIEPILNAGSKHTRVLRDRWTVVTVDNNLSAQFEHTVLVTKDGYEILTDRDLI is encoded by the coding sequence ATGAATATACTTACCAATCTTCTCTTTCCCAAGTCCAAAAAATCAGACTCCGACACAGCTAATAGACTTCCTTCACTAAATCGTAATCCTCGCGGAATTGAAATAAAGTCAGCGCCTGAAATAGAGAAGATGCGTTGCTCTGGCAAGATTGTCGCTACTGTATTAAAAGAGATCCAAGCACTAACCAAGCCAGGAATGACCACCGCAGATTTAGACGAATATGCCGAACGACGGATACGGGAAATGGGTGCAACCCCCAGCTTTAAGGGATATTATGGTTTCCCTGCTTCTATCTGTGCCAGCGTCAATAATGAGGTGGTACACGGTATCCCTAATGCCAAGAAAGTACTCCGTCGTGGGGACGTTTTAAAAGTAGACACGGGTGCTTATTGCGATGGCTTTCATGGTGATTCTTGTATTACTATTGCCGTTGGCGATAAAGTATCTAAAGACTCTGCTAAGTTAATCAAGGTTGCTGAAGAAGCACTATACAAAGGGATTGAACAGGTAAAAGCAGGTAATCATCTCTTAGACATTGCTGGAGCAGTAGAAGACCATGTAAAAGCGAATGGTTATAGCGTGGTAGAACAGTATACTGGTCATGGTGTGGGTAAAAATCTCCATGAAGCACCATCAGTATTTAATCACCGTACGAAATTGATGCCTAACGTTAAATTAAAGGCGGGTATGACTCTGGCGATTGAACCCATACTCAATGCAGGTTCTAAGCATACTAGAGTTTTGCGCGATCGCTGGACTGTGGTTACTGTAGATAACAACCTTTCGGCGCAGTTTGAACATACGGTTTTAGTTACTAAAGATGGCTATGAAATTTTGACAGATCGCGATTTAATTTAG
- a CDS encoding DUF1622 domain-containing protein, whose translation MFVQIVSTLNDWVVSLCQLLALFVIVTGIVKALIIYSQHIFISTSSAIAFQGSRLELGYGFSLGLSFLLGGSILKTTITPSWNELGQLAAIIALRTILNYLLLQAIDKSAEDFKSHSLWLNEQKSVSG comes from the coding sequence ATGTTTGTACAGATAGTCAGCACTCTTAATGACTGGGTAGTTAGTTTGTGTCAGTTATTAGCACTGTTTGTCATCGTTACAGGAATAGTTAAAGCTTTAATTATTTACAGCCAACATATTTTTATTAGTACTAGTTCGGCGATCGCATTTCAAGGAAGTCGCCTAGAATTAGGCTATGGTTTTTCTCTCGGATTAAGCTTTTTATTAGGAGGAAGCATCTTAAAGACAACGATTACCCCCTCTTGGAATGAGCTTGGTCAACTAGCGGCAATTATTGCCCTGCGGACGATTTTAAATTACCTTTTATTACAGGCAATTGATAAAAGTGCTGAAGATTTTAAGAGTCACTCTTTATGGCTCAATGAACAGAAAAGTGTGAGCGGCTAA
- a CDS encoding UbiD family decarboxylase, with the protein MARDLRGFIEILESKGQLRRISALVDPELEIAEISNRLLQAGGPGLLFENVKGSPFAVAVNLMGTVERICWSMNMEAPEELETLGSKLAMLQQPKPPKKIKQAVDFGKVLFDVLKAKPGRDFFPSCQQIVIEGEDVDLNQVPMIRPYVGDAGKIITLGLVITKDVETGTPNVGVYRLQLQSKNTMTVHWLSVRGGARHLRKAAEAGKKLEIAIALGVDPMIIMAAATPIPVDLSEWLFAGLYGGSGVKLAKCKTVDLEVPADSEFVLEGTITPGEMLPDGPFGDHMGYYGGVEDSPLVRFHCMTHRKDPIYLTTFSGRPPKEEAMMAIALNRIYTPILRQQVSEIVDFFLPMEALSYKAAIISIDKAYPGQARRAALAFWSALPQFTYTKFVIVVDKDINIRDPRQVVWAISSKVDPSRDVFILPDTPFDTLDFASEKIGLGGRMGIDATTKIPPETDHEWGKPLESDGDVADMVDRRWQEYGLGDIDLAEVDANLFGYDLK; encoded by the coding sequence ATGGCAAGAGATTTACGGGGATTTATTGAAATTCTAGAATCTAAGGGTCAGCTACGGCGCATTTCAGCACTGGTCGATCCTGAACTAGAAATTGCTGAAATTTCTAATCGCCTGTTACAGGCAGGAGGGCCTGGTTTATTGTTTGAAAACGTTAAAGGATCTCCCTTTGCTGTAGCAGTTAATCTTATGGGAACCGTAGAGAGGATCTGCTGGTCGATGAACATGGAAGCGCCAGAAGAGTTAGAAACTTTGGGTTCTAAACTAGCCATGTTGCAGCAGCCTAAACCACCGAAGAAAATTAAGCAGGCGGTAGATTTTGGCAAAGTGCTATTTGATGTTTTAAAAGCCAAGCCAGGTAGGGACTTTTTTCCCTCTTGCCAGCAAATAGTGATCGAAGGAGAAGATGTCGATCTCAACCAAGTGCCGATGATTCGTCCTTATGTGGGAGATGCGGGAAAAATCATCACTTTGGGTTTAGTCATTACTAAAGATGTAGAAACAGGTACGCCGAACGTTGGTGTATATCGTCTTCAGCTACAGTCTAAAAATACCATGACCGTTCATTGGCTTTCGGTACGGGGTGGGGCAAGACATCTCAGGAAAGCAGCAGAAGCAGGCAAAAAACTAGAAATTGCGATCGCCCTGGGAGTCGATCCGATGATTATTATGGCAGCAGCAACACCCATTCCTGTAGATCTCTCTGAGTGGCTCTTTGCTGGTTTATATGGGGGCAGTGGAGTTAAACTGGCTAAATGTAAAACTGTGGATCTCGAAGTTCCAGCAGACTCTGAGTTTGTTTTGGAAGGAACAATTACCCCAGGAGAAATGTTACCCGATGGGCCTTTTGGGGATCACATGGGCTATTACGGCGGGGTTGAAGATTCGCCTCTAGTTCGTTTCCACTGTATGACCCATCGTAAAGATCCAATTTACCTGACTACTTTTAGCGGTCGCCCACCCAAAGAAGAAGCAATGATGGCGATCGCTCTTAACCGTATTTATACCCCAATTCTGCGTCAGCAAGTCTCGGAAATTGTTGATTTCTTCCTGCCAATGGAGGCGCTGAGTTACAAGGCAGCAATTATTTCGATTGATAAAGCCTATCCTGGACAGGCAAGAAGGGCAGCCCTAGCTTTTTGGAGTGCTTTACCCCAGTTTACCTATACCAAGTTTGTCATTGTCGTTGATAAGGATATCAATATCCGCGATCCCCGCCAGGTAGTTTGGGCAATTAGCTCCAAAGTCGATCCCTCCCGCGATGTCTTTATCTTGCCCGATACTCCTTTTGATACTCTTGACTTTGCTAGCGAAAAAATTGGTTTAGGTGGGCGCATGGGGATCGATGCTACGACCAAGATTCCTCCTGAAACCGATCATGAATGGGGCAAACCTTTAGAATCCGATGGTGATGTCGCCGATATGGTTGACCGACGCTGGCAGGAATATGGATTAGGGGATATTGATTTAGCTGAAGTAGACGCCAATTTGTTCGGCTACGATTTGAAATAA
- a CDS encoding COP23 domain-containing protein translates to MKNKYLSLALVGCAIAFSAVPLKAEEKATPESTKSVFVCAVQGDTPTMFAYNPGQVNLTPLMSWHAEYLVPGQSGAEVCQQTAAKLQSSYQQEDAKYLKAETNKNANLVCLVNEEDQNCLNEASEKLFSVNPKFNASCVLENKSPIDCQVYKVRGVYSFNDEPYQPLWWPW, encoded by the coding sequence ATGAAAAATAAATATCTATCTCTTGCCTTAGTTGGTTGTGCGATCGCATTTTCCGCAGTTCCGCTCAAAGCCGAAGAAAAAGCGACTCCTGAGTCTACTAAATCTGTGTTTGTTTGCGCTGTCCAGGGCGATACCCCTACTATGTTTGCTTACAATCCAGGCCAAGTAAATTTGACACCTTTGATGAGTTGGCACGCTGAATATTTAGTACCAGGACAGTCTGGAGCTGAAGTTTGTCAGCAAACCGCAGCAAAACTACAAAGTTCATATCAGCAGGAAGATGCTAAGTATTTGAAGGCTGAAACCAACAAAAACGCAAACCTAGTGTGTTTGGTCAATGAAGAGGATCAAAATTGCCTAAATGAAGCCAGTGAAAAGCTGTTTAGCGTTAATCCTAAATTTAATGCAAGTTGTGTTTTAGAAAACAAATCGCCGATTGATTGCCAAGTGTATAAAGTCCGAGGTGTATATAGTTTTAATGATGAACCATATCAACCACTCTGGTGGCCTTGGTAG